Proteins found in one Abyssibius alkaniclasticus genomic segment:
- a CDS encoding urease subunit beta — protein MIPGEIIVADGQILLNAGAATQTLIVANTGDRPVQVGSHYHFAESNPALAFDRGLARGKRLDIPAGTAVRFEPGQRREVTLVDIGGARRVFGFNGQIMGDL, from the coding sequence ATGATCCCCGGTGAAATTATCGTGGCCGATGGCCAGATCCTTCTGAATGCAGGCGCGGCCACGCAAACCCTGATTGTTGCAAATACGGGTGATCGGCCGGTGCAGGTGGGCAGCCATTACCATTTTGCCGAAAGCAACCCCGCATTGGCCTTTGACCGTGGCCTTGCACGCGGAAAGCGGCTGGATATTCCGGCAGGCACCGCCGTGCGCTTCGAGCCGGGGCAACGGCGCGAGGTTACGCTTGTGGATATTGGCGGCGCGCGGCGGGTGTTCGGCTTCAATGGTCAGATCATGGGAGATTTATAG
- the ureC gene encoding urease subunit alpha codes for MPYAIPRAQYAAMYGPTTGDKVRLADTDLVIEVEQDFTLYGEEVKFGGGKVIRDGMGQSQQTRADGAVDTVITNALIVDHSGIYKADIALKDGLIHAIGKAGNPDTQPGVDIVIGPGTEIIAGEGRILTAGGMDSHIHFICPQQMEDSLQSGVTTCFGGGTGPAHGTLATTCTPGPWHIGRMLQAFDGIPMNIGLSGKGNASQPAALVEMVNAGACALKLHEDWGTTPAAIDCCLSVADDMDVQVMIHTDTLNESGFVEHTIAAMKARTIHAFHTEGAGGGHAPDIIKLCGESYVLPSSTNPTRPFTVNTLEEHLDMLMVCHHLDKSIPEDIAFAESRIRRETIAAEDILHDIGAFSIIASDSQAMGRVGEVLIRTWQTADKMKKQRGRLPEERGENDNFRVRRYIAKYTINPAVAQGVSHVLGSIAVGKRADLVLWNPAFFGVKPEMVLMAGTIVVAQMGDPNASIPTPQPVYTRPMFGAFGRSLEQSSVTFVSAAAAANGIGQSLGLRKQTLAVTNTRNIGKADMLLNCALPQIEVHPETYEVRADGELLTCQPAEVLPMAQRYFLF; via the coding sequence GTGCCTTATGCAATTCCACGCGCACAATATGCCGCCATGTATGGCCCGACGACCGGTGACAAGGTCCGGCTTGCCGATACAGACCTGGTCATCGAGGTGGAGCAGGATTTCACGCTTTATGGCGAAGAGGTCAAATTCGGTGGCGGAAAGGTCATTCGCGACGGGATGGGCCAAAGCCAGCAGACCCGCGCAGACGGGGCTGTCGATACGGTCATAACCAATGCGCTGATCGTCGATCATTCCGGAATTTATAAAGCCGACATTGCTTTGAAAGACGGGCTGATTCACGCCATCGGCAAGGCCGGCAACCCCGATACGCAGCCCGGTGTGGATATCGTCATCGGGCCGGGCACCGAAATTATTGCAGGCGAAGGGCGCATTCTTACCGCCGGCGGCATGGATAGCCATATCCATTTCATTTGCCCCCAGCAGATGGAAGATTCGCTGCAATCGGGCGTTACCACCTGTTTTGGCGGCGGCACCGGCCCTGCACACGGGACTTTGGCAACAACCTGCACCCCCGGCCCCTGGCATATCGGGCGGATGTTGCAGGCGTTTGACGGCATTCCGATGAATATCGGCCTTTCCGGCAAGGGCAATGCCAGCCAGCCCGCCGCATTGGTTGAAATGGTCAATGCAGGCGCATGTGCGCTGAAACTGCACGAGGATTGGGGCACCACGCCGGCAGCGATAGATTGCTGCCTGTCGGTGGCCGATGACATGGATGTGCAGGTGATGATCCACACCGACACGCTTAATGAAAGCGGCTTCGTTGAACACACGATCGCGGCCATGAAGGCGCGCACGATCCATGCGTTCCATACCGAAGGTGCCGGTGGTGGCCATGCCCCCGATATTATCAAGCTCTGTGGCGAAAGCTATGTCTTGCCCTCGTCAACAAACCCGACACGGCCGTTCACGGTCAACACGCTGGAAGAGCATCTGGATATGCTCATGGTTTGCCACCATCTCGACAAATCCATTCCCGAAGACATTGCCTTTGCCGAAAGCCGTATCCGGCGCGAAACCATTGCCGCCGAGGATATTCTGCACGATATCGGCGCATTCTCGATTATCGCTTCCGACAGTCAGGCAATGGGCCGGGTGGGCGAAGTGCTGATCCGCACGTGGCAGACAGCCGACAAGATGAAAAAGCAGCGCGGCCGTTTGCCCGAAGAGCGTGGCGAGAACGACAATTTCCGGGTGCGCCGCTATATTGCAAAATACACGATCAACCCGGCCGTCGCCCAGGGGGTTTCGCATGTGCTTGGCAGTATTGCCGTGGGCAAGCGCGCCGATCTTGTGCTGTGGAACCCGGCTTTCTTCGGGGTCAAGCCGGAAATGGTTCTCATGGCGGGCACGATCGTGGTGGCGCAGATGGGTGATCCGAACGCCTCTATCCCGACGCCGCAGCCGGTATACACGCGGCCGATGTTCGGCGCTTTCGGGCGCTCGCTTGAACAGTCGAGCGTGACCTTCGTGTCAGCCGCCGCCGCTGCCAACGGTATCGGGCAAAGCCTTGGTTTGCGCAAGCAAACACTTGCCGTCACGAATACGCGCAATATTGGCAAGGCCGATATGCTGCTGAATTGCGCCCTGCCGCAGATAGAGGTTCACCCTGAAACCTACGAAGTGCGCGCCGATGGCGAATTGCTCACCTGTCAACCCGCCGAGGTCTTGCCGATGGCACAACGCTATTTCCTGTTCTGA
- a CDS encoding urease accessory protein UreE, which yields MAAFISQKLRLAGTWRGAIDRLELSYDDRFLRRKLLRSVAGRSVLVDLAQTMSLGHGDALELAGGELVEICAADEDLLAISGENLVQLAWHIGNRHTPCQIEPDRLLIQPDPVIGHMLAHLGASVTPTRQAFNPEGGAYGHGRTHAHAHGHTAHDH from the coding sequence ATGGCCGCGTTCATTTCACAAAAGTTGCGCCTTGCCGGCACGTGGCGTGGTGCCATCGACAGGCTCGAACTTAGCTATGACGACCGCTTCTTGCGGCGAAAGCTGCTGCGCAGCGTGGCGGGCAGGTCGGTGCTGGTCGACCTTGCACAGACCATGTCGCTTGGGCATGGCGATGCGCTGGAACTGGCAGGCGGCGAACTGGTCGAGATTTGTGCGGCAGACGAAGATTTGCTGGCGATCAGCGGCGAAAACCTGGTGCAACTGGCCTGGCATATCGGCAATCGCCATACGCCCTGCCAGATAGAGCCCGATCGGCTGCTCATTCAGCCCGACCCGGTTATCGGGCATATGCTGGCGCATCTGGGTGCAAGCGTGACACCAACCCGTCAGGCATTCAACCCCGAGGGTGGTGCCTATGGGCATGGTCGCACCCACGCCCATGCGCATGGGCATACCGCCCATGATCACTGA
- a CDS encoding urease accessory protein UreF — MITDILTLSQWLSPSFPVGAFAYSHGLETEIQAGRLNSASGLQDWLADILEHGAGRSDCILLRAAHACDDLETLAHVEATARAFAPGAERLRETQLQGAAFGETVAAIWTAAQPELSYPVALGRAARLCGIDPSLAAALYLQAFASNLVSVAVRLVPLGQTEGQRVLAALAPLCQTLAAASNGTGLDDLSSSAFMSDIAAMRHETLNHRIFRS, encoded by the coding sequence ATGATCACTGACATTCTGACATTGTCGCAATGGTTGTCACCCAGCTTTCCGGTGGGGGCTTTCGCCTATTCGCACGGGCTGGAAACGGAAATCCAGGCGGGCAGGCTGAACAGCGCAAGCGGCCTGCAAGACTGGCTTGCCGATATTCTGGAACATGGCGCGGGCAGGTCTGATTGCATTTTGCTGCGCGCCGCTCATGCCTGTGACGATCTGGAAACGCTTGCGCATGTCGAGGCGACGGCACGGGCTTTTGCACCGGGTGCCGAACGGTTGCGCGAAACGCAACTGCAAGGCGCAGCCTTTGGCGAAACCGTTGCAGCCATCTGGACCGCGGCGCAGCCAGAGCTGAGCTATCCGGTTGCGCTGGGGCGCGCCGCGCGTCTGTGCGGCATAGACCCGTCGCTTGCGGCTGCGCTGTATTTGCAGGCTTTCGCCAGCAATCTGGTTTCTGTGGCGGTGCGCCTTGTGCCGCTTGGCCAGACCGAGGGGCAAAGGGTGCTGGCTGCGCTGGCCCCGCTTTGCCAGACCCTGGCCGCAGCCAGCAATGGCACCGGGCTTGACGATCTGAGCAGCAGCGCCTTCATGTCTGACATTGCCGCCATGCGGCATGAAACACTCAACCACAGGATATTTCGCTCATGA
- the ureG gene encoding urease accessory protein UreG translates to MTQMNGPLRLGIGGPVGAGKTTLTAAIARALHPKISVGVITNDIYTQEDAEALMRMQILPQDRVIGVETGGCPHTAIREDASINLAAIAELRKRHSPLDLVIIESGGDNLSATFSPELADLTIYVIDVAAGEEIPRKGGPAITKSGLLVINKTDLAPHVGASLDVMRRDSLRMRGDKPFVFNSFRTNEGLDAILDFIIVQGGLNA, encoded by the coding sequence ATGACCCAAATGAATGGCCCGTTGCGCCTGGGCATTGGCGGCCCGGTCGGGGCTGGCAAAACCACGCTGACAGCCGCCATTGCGCGCGCCCTGCACCCAAAAATTTCGGTGGGTGTCATTACCAATGACATTTATACGCAAGAGGATGCCGAGGCGCTGATGCGTATGCAGATCCTGCCACAAGACCGCGTTATCGGTGTTGAAACCGGCGGATGCCCGCATACGGCGATCCGCGAAGATGCATCAATCAATCTGGCGGCGATTGCGGAACTGCGCAAGCGCCATAGCCCGCTTGACCTGGTCATCATCGAAAGCGGCGGCGACAACCTGTCGGCCACGTTCAGCCCGGAACTCGCCGATCTGACGATCTATGTGATCGATGTTGCCGCGGGCGAGGAGATTCCGCGCAAAGGCGGCCCGGCCATTACCAAATCCGGCCTGCTGGTCATCAACAAGACCGACCTTGCGCCCCATGTCGGCGCCTCACTCGATGTCATGCGCCGCGACAGTCTGCGAATGCGCGGCGACAAACCCTTTGTATTCAACTCGTTCCGCACCAATGAAGGGCTGGACGCCATTCTGGATTTCATCATCGTGCAAGGCGGGCTGAATGCCTGA
- a CDS encoding YciI family protein — protein MDWNAYGDICRKRGALAKQVFACMTSPAKDGPPAPELLAAHLAYQQKLEARGELFLAGPLSNASGTEMSGAGLIIYAATDLAAARALAEADPMHQAGQRSFTLQAWRLNEGAPIAGLQLSKRSFDL, from the coding sequence ATGGACTGGAACGCATATGGAGATATCTGCCGCAAGCGCGGCGCGCTGGCCAAACAGGTTTTCGCCTGCATGACCAGCCCCGCCAAAGACGGCCCGCCAGCGCCCGAACTGCTGGCCGCACATCTGGCCTATCAACAAAAGCTCGAAGCGCGCGGCGAGCTTTTTCTGGCAGGCCCGTTATCCAATGCCAGCGGCACAGAAATGTCGGGTGCAGGGCTTATCATCTATGCCGCCACCGACCTTGCAGCCGCCCGCGCCCTGGCCGAAGCCGACCCGATGCACCAGGCCGGCCAGCGCAGCTTTACCCTGCAAGCCTGGCGCCTGAACGAGGGCGCGCCGATTGCCGGGCTGCAACTTTCAAAACGCAGCTTCGATCTTTAG